In Mastigocladopsis repens PCC 10914, a single window of DNA contains:
- the lipA gene encoding lipoyl synthase translates to MTSSQQAQLKSEITEMPSWLRRPIGKASELSTVQRIIKQRQIHTICEEGRCPNRGECYSQKTATFLLMGSTCTRSCAFCQVDKGHAPMPLDLEEPQKVAQAVHLLGLRYVVLTSVARDDLPDKGAGHFVKTMETIRQLTLETQIEVLTPDFWGGAGALKQGQRERICKVVQAKPACYNHNIETVQRLQGPVRRGAKYDRSLFVLQVVKEIDPSIPTKSGLMLGHGETVEEVIETMTDLRKVGCDRITIGQYMRPSLEHLPVQKYWTPEEFDELGKIAREMGFSHVRSGPLVRSSYHAGVEG, encoded by the coding sequence ATGACTTCTTCACAACAAGCCCAACTTAAGTCTGAAATTACGGAAATGCCGAGTTGGTTGCGTCGTCCAATTGGCAAAGCTAGTGAACTTTCTACAGTACAACGTATTATCAAGCAGCGCCAAATCCACACGATTTGCGAGGAGGGACGTTGTCCCAACCGGGGTGAGTGCTACTCCCAAAAAACCGCAACTTTCTTACTCATGGGATCTACCTGCACCAGGTCTTGCGCTTTTTGTCAAGTAGATAAAGGTCATGCGCCTATGCCTCTTGACCTTGAAGAACCGCAAAAGGTGGCACAGGCAGTGCATCTGTTAGGATTGCGTTATGTTGTGCTGACTTCTGTTGCTCGAGATGACTTGCCAGATAAAGGGGCTGGTCATTTTGTCAAGACAATGGAAACTATCCGCCAGCTTACCCTGGAAACTCAAATTGAGGTGTTGACACCAGATTTTTGGGGCGGTGCGGGTGCGCTTAAGCAAGGTCAACGCGAGCGTATATGTAAGGTAGTGCAGGCAAAGCCTGCCTGTTATAATCACAACATAGAGACAGTGCAACGGTTACAAGGACCAGTGCGCCGAGGTGCAAAGTACGATCGCTCGCTCTTTGTTTTGCAAGTCGTCAAAGAAATTGACCCTTCCATTCCCACTAAGTCTGGTTTAATGCTGGGACATGGGGAAACAGTCGAGGAAGTGATTGAGACAATGACGGATTTACGCAAGGTAGGATGCGATCGCATCACAATTGGTCAGTATATGCGTCCTTCCTTGGAACATTTGCCCGTCCAAAAGTATTGGACACCAGAAGAATTTGATGAATTAGGCAAGATAGCACGGGAAATGGGATTTAGCCATGTCCGTTCTGGTCCTCTAGTTCGCAGCTCTTATCACGCAGGGGTTGAAGGCTAA
- a CDS encoding branched-chain amino acid ABC transporter permease gives MNAQLAQLIVNGIAVGSIIALAAVGLTLTYGILRLSNFAHGDFVTLGAYLTLLVNTFGVNIWLSMVIAAIGTVAIMLLSEKLLWSRMRSIRANSTTLIIISIGLALFLRNGIILLWGGSNKNYNLPVTPALDILGVKVPQNQLLVLFLAVLAIVILHYLLQNTKIGKAMRAVADDLDLARVSGINVDKVILWTWVIAGSLTSLGGSMYGLMTAVRPNMGWFLILPLFASVILGGIGNPYGAIAAAFIIGIAQEVSTPLLGSQYKQGVALLIMIFVLLVRPKGLFKGTI, from the coding sequence ATGAATGCACAACTCGCTCAATTAATTGTCAACGGTATTGCTGTGGGGAGCATTATTGCTTTAGCAGCAGTTGGACTCACTCTGACCTACGGGATTTTACGGTTATCTAACTTTGCTCACGGTGATTTTGTAACATTGGGGGCTTATCTGACGCTGCTGGTTAATACCTTTGGTGTCAATATTTGGCTGTCTATGGTCATTGCTGCGATAGGGACGGTAGCAATCATGCTATTGTCGGAGAAGTTGCTGTGGTCAAGAATGCGCTCTATCCGTGCTAATTCCACCACTCTTATTATTATCTCTATCGGGCTTGCCCTATTCCTTCGCAATGGCATTATCCTGCTCTGGGGCGGTAGTAATAAAAATTACAATCTGCCTGTGACCCCTGCTTTGGACATTCTGGGCGTGAAAGTACCGCAAAATCAATTGTTGGTTCTATTTTTAGCAGTATTAGCAATTGTAATACTACACTACCTTTTGCAAAACACCAAAATTGGCAAGGCAATGCGAGCCGTTGCAGACGATTTGGACTTAGCTAGGGTTTCTGGTATCAATGTAGACAAAGTCATCCTTTGGACTTGGGTTATTGCTGGTAGTCTGACATCTTTAGGCGGAAGTATGTATGGCTTGATGACAGCTGTGCGCCCCAATATGGGCTGGTTCTTGATTTTACCTTTATTTGCTTCAGTCATTTTGGGAGGGATAGGCAATCCCTACGGTGCGATCGCCGCAGCTTTTATCATTGGTATTGCCCAGGAAGTCAGCACTCCTTTGCTAGGTTCTCAGTACAAACAAGGAGTGGCTCTGTTAATTATGATTTTTGTGCTGCTTGTTCGTCCTAAAGGTTTGTTCAAAGGCACAATTTGA
- a CDS encoding response regulator codes for MASNKILVIDDTTVVRVKVREMLPPGNFQVLEAKDGLEGLNLIRQEKLGLIMLDFLLPKMSGWEVFQQIQSQPDLRKIPLVIMSGRKEEVTEKIIEPFEYFEFLGKPFDQKQLIGAIKSAMTKAKQPRQEPSQKVAAPAVNNAIAATSSSEGESAAQIQALNEKIAKMQAEIDGLKKQLAQVVTFIKQKIK; via the coding sequence GTGGCAAGTAACAAAATTTTAGTTATCGATGACACTACAGTTGTCAGGGTAAAAGTGCGAGAAATGTTGCCACCAGGCAACTTCCAGGTCTTGGAAGCAAAAGATGGTCTAGAAGGATTGAATTTAATCCGTCAGGAAAAACTCGGTTTGATAATGCTAGATTTTCTGCTGCCTAAAATGAGTGGCTGGGAAGTTTTTCAGCAAATTCAATCCCAGCCAGACCTACGAAAAATTCCTCTGGTCATTATGTCTGGTCGTAAAGAAGAGGTGACGGAGAAAATCATAGAACCCTTTGAATATTTTGAGTTTCTCGGAAAGCCGTTTGACCAAAAGCAACTCATTGGCGCGATTAAGTCCGCAATGACAAAGGCTAAACAGCCGCGCCAAGAACCTAGTCAAAAGGTAGCAGCACCTGCTGTAAATAATGCAATAGCAGCGACCTCTAGTAGTGAAGGAGAATCAGCCGCCCAAATTCAAGCATTAAATGAGAAAATTGCCAAAATGCAGGCGGAAATTGATGGTTTGAAGAAACAGTTAGCTCAAGTTGTCACTTTTATTAAGCAGAAAATCAAATAA
- the larE gene encoding ATP-dependent sacrificial sulfur transferase LarE — MLTEKLEQLKALFVEMEQALIAYSGGVDSTLVAKIAYDVLGDRALAVTAVSPSLLSEELEDASIQAATIGIPHQIIQTREMENPNYTSNPVNRCYFCKSELHDTLKPLAIKWGYPYVVDGVNADDLHDYRPGIQAAKERGARSPLAEVGITKAQVRQISKELGLPWWDKPAQPCLSSRFPYGEEITVAKLQRVGRAEIYLRKLGYLNLRVRSEGDTARIELPPEQIKEFVLKIDLQSVVSAFQEFGFIYVTLDLEGYRSGKLNQVLNREALGVKG, encoded by the coding sequence ATGCTAACAGAGAAACTTGAGCAACTAAAAGCGTTATTTGTAGAAATGGAGCAAGCTCTGATAGCCTACTCTGGTGGCGTTGATAGCACATTGGTAGCCAAGATTGCTTATGATGTCTTGGGCGATCGCGCTTTGGCTGTCACAGCTGTTTCTCCCTCACTGTTAAGCGAAGAGTTGGAAGACGCCTCCATTCAAGCAGCAACTATTGGGATTCCTCATCAAATTATCCAAACACGCGAGATGGAAAATCCCAATTACACTTCCAACCCTGTTAACCGCTGTTATTTTTGCAAAAGTGAACTGCATGATACTCTCAAACCCTTGGCGATCAAATGGGGTTATCCATACGTGGTAGACGGAGTAAATGCTGATGACTTGCATGATTATCGCCCTGGAATTCAAGCAGCAAAAGAAAGAGGTGCGCGATCGCCCTTAGCAGAAGTTGGTATCACCAAAGCTCAAGTTCGCCAAATTTCCAAAGAACTCGGTTTACCTTGGTGGGATAAACCCGCACAACCCTGCTTAAGTTCCCGCTTTCCCTACGGTGAAGAGATTACGGTAGCCAAGCTACAACGAGTGGGTAGGGCAGAAATATACTTGCGAAAGTTGGGTTATCTGAATTTGCGAGTGCGTTCCGAAGGTGATACAGCACGAATTGAATTACCGCCAGAACAAATCAAAGAGTTTGTGTTGAAGATTGATTTGCAATCAGTCGTTTCCGCTTTTCAAGAGTTTGGTTTTATCTACGTAACATTAGATTTAGAAGGTTATCGGAGTGGTAAGTTAAATCAGGTGTTAAATCGAGAAGCTTTAGGTGTTAAAGGATAA
- a CDS encoding ATP-binding sensor histidine kinase, which produces MFIHLCRIFPIPGYRISQEIYLGSKTLVYRGIREKDQQPVIIKLMRNEYTDSNEIAQFRNQYTITKNLDLPGIVKPLSLESYHNGYALVMEDFGGISLKEEMGRLGSGLGVTREGMNKFFHIAIQIASTLDGLQRHRIIHKDIKPANIVINPTTLEVKLIDFSIASLLPKEIQFVTNPNFLEGTLAYISPEQTGRMNRGIDYRSDFYSLGVTFFELLTGQLPFTTTDPTELVYCHIAKQPPKASSIHSNIPSIVSDIISKLMTKNAEDRYQSALGLKHDLELCFQQWQESKKIVAFKLGEQDISDRFLIPEKLYGRQHEVKTLLAAFERVTGGKTEMILVAGASGIGKTAIVNEVHKAIAPQHSTFIKGKFDQFQRDIPLSGLVQAFRDLIRQLLSETDAEIQQWQAKILSALGEQAQVIIDVIPQLEVIVGKQPPVAELSATAAQNRFNLLFQRFIKVFTTEEHSLVIFLDDLQWADTASLKFIQLLLSQSNAEIKKITNSSPFLEEMNKGGVNEGGLLLIGTYRDNEVSRTHPLYLTLNEIEKNGVTINTITLEALNQGDLNRLIADTLRCQEAVAVPLTQMVFPKTKGNPFFTNEFLKYLHKEGIIKFNFDISHWQCDIAQVKALALTDDVVEFMALQIEKLPKHSQKVLKLAACIGNNFDLKTLAIVHQKLEVDTAADLWPSLIEGLVLPEVESYKLFIDSNELSASIDSKEYKQSPITKSQLPQYKFVHDRVQQAAYSLIPEGEKQSIHLRIGQLLLNKTPVEELEEKIFDIVNQLNRALELITNQTERDALARMNLNAGRRAMASTAYAAAVKYLTSGIQLLPDDSWQTNYNLTLALYETAAEAAYLSGDFEQTEQLVEVVLVKAKTLLDQVKVYEVKIQAYGAQNKAQEAVNIALSFLKLLGIQFPENPSQSDVQSELEKTASNLANRRIEDLMNLPEMMEAQSLAVMRILSNVIVFSYQAVPELMPLICCKQINLSLKHGNAPLSALAYVAYGLMFCGIVGDIESGYQFGKLALSLLSKFQIKEVSVKVLQSFNSLIRPWKEHIRETLKPLLEVYSAGLETGDLEFAAYALYVYSYIAFFTGEELTALKHETATYSNAIGQIKQERAFHWNEIYRQTILNLLGFVKDPCRLIGEAYDEEKMLTLHLEANDGMALFFVYFCKLQLCYLLGKYSQALENAARAEQYLYAGIGTLVTPQFHFYDSLARLAAYPDTKKSEQKQILEKVAANQKKMQHWAHHAPMNYLHKFYLVEAERYWVLGQYLEAMEDYDRAITLAKEHEYINEEALANELAAKFYLEWGKQKIAQTYLTDAYYGYVRWGALAKVDDLEKRYPQLLAPIFQREKPSLDASKNSTSDRRTSVSTSSTNETVIDSNTSVSDSLDLAAVIKASQALSGEIHFEQLLSTLMQVVMENAGASKCALILRKGDRLYVDVTAVSSSSDCVPICTALASIPLESSEDVPITLINYVKRTQEIWVIDDATAIDSLATDCYIIREQPKSLLCIPIINQRKLLGILYLENNLTTAAFTRDRVELLKLITTQAAISLENAILYKSLAQANERLEEYSLSLEEKVAQRTQELKEKNQRLKQALKELQSTQTQLIQSEKMSSLGQIVAGIAHEINNSINFIYGNISHASRYVEDLLDLLAIYQQENPNLTDQVKKKMQEIDLDFLAQDLPKLLDSMNFGSSRIRNIILSLRNFSRLDESEMKPVNIHEGIDNTLMILQHRLQSTNEGSEIEVIKEYGQLPKVTCYAGQLNQVFMNILSNAIDALEQSFQENKATNVDKGKICIRTDLANSNVRIRIADNGSGMTKEVQQKIFDPFFTTKPIGSGTGLGLSISYQIVVDKHKGQLTCNSTPGQGTEFVIEIPMR; this is translated from the coding sequence ATGTTTATACACTTATGTAGAATTTTTCCTATTCCTGGCTATCGGATTTCTCAGGAAATCTACCTAGGAAGTAAAACGTTGGTCTATCGGGGCATTAGAGAAAAAGACCAACAACCTGTAATCATTAAGCTGATGCGGAATGAATACACTGATTCTAATGAAATCGCGCAATTCCGCAACCAGTACACCATCACCAAAAACCTCGACCTTCCAGGTATTGTTAAACCCCTTAGCTTAGAAAGCTATCACAACGGCTATGCTTTAGTCATGGAAGACTTTGGCGGTATTTCCCTCAAGGAGGAAATGGGGCGATTGGGTAGCGGTCTAGGGGTAACCCGTGAAGGAATGAATAAGTTTTTCCACATTGCCATTCAAATTGCCTCCACTTTGGACGGGCTGCAGCGTCACCGCATTATTCATAAAGATATTAAACCTGCGAACATTGTTATTAATCCCACGACGCTTGAAGTCAAACTTATTGACTTCAGTATTGCCTCCCTGTTGCCCAAAGAAATTCAATTCGTCACCAATCCTAACTTTTTAGAAGGCACGCTGGCTTACATTTCTCCTGAACAAACAGGAAGGATGAACCGAGGTATCGACTACCGCAGTGACTTTTATTCCCTCGGTGTCACATTCTTTGAACTCCTGACTGGACAGTTACCCTTCACCACCACTGACCCCACAGAGTTAGTGTACTGCCATATTGCCAAACAACCCCCAAAAGCTAGCAGTATTCATTCCAACATTCCGTCAATCGTATCTGATATCATCAGCAAGCTGATGACAAAAAACGCTGAAGACCGGTATCAAAGTGCTTTGGGGTTAAAGCATGACTTAGAACTGTGCTTCCAGCAATGGCAGGAGTCTAAAAAGATTGTAGCGTTCAAGTTAGGAGAACAGGATATTTCAGACCGTTTTCTCATCCCTGAAAAACTCTATGGTCGTCAACATGAAGTGAAAACCCTACTTGCTGCTTTTGAGCGAGTGACAGGCGGGAAAACTGAAATGATACTAGTTGCTGGCGCTTCCGGTATTGGCAAGACCGCTATCGTTAATGAAGTCCATAAAGCAATTGCGCCGCAGCATAGTACCTTTATCAAAGGGAAATTTGATCAGTTCCAGCGTGATATTCCTTTATCAGGATTAGTGCAAGCATTTCGGGATTTAATTAGGCAACTGCTGAGTGAAACTGATGCGGAAATTCAACAGTGGCAAGCCAAGATTCTGTCAGCATTAGGTGAACAAGCTCAGGTCATTATTGATGTCATACCCCAACTTGAAGTGATTGTTGGCAAGCAACCCCCAGTAGCTGAACTTTCTGCCACGGCTGCCCAAAATCGTTTTAATTTATTATTTCAAAGATTCATCAAAGTATTCACCACGGAAGAGCATTCCTTGGTTATCTTTCTAGACGACCTGCAATGGGCTGATACAGCTTCTTTGAAATTTATTCAATTATTACTAAGTCAGAGCAACGCAGAAATTAAAAAAATAACAAATTCTTCTCCCTTTTTAGAAGAAATGAATAAAGGTGGTGTAAATGAGGGGGGGTTGCTACTCATTGGTACGTATCGAGATAACGAAGTTTCCAGAACGCATCCCCTTTATTTGACACTCAATGAAATCGAAAAAAACGGAGTGACCATTAATACAATAACCTTAGAAGCATTAAATCAAGGTGATTTAAACCGTCTCATTGCTGATACTCTTCGTTGTCAAGAAGCGGTAGCTGTTCCTCTCACCCAAATGGTATTTCCTAAAACCAAAGGGAACCCCTTCTTTACCAATGAATTTCTTAAATATTTGCATAAGGAAGGAATAATTAAGTTTAACTTTGATATCAGTCATTGGCAGTGTGATATTGCTCAGGTCAAGGCATTAGCTCTAACAGATGATGTCGTGGAATTCATGGCACTTCAAATAGAGAAGTTGCCAAAACATAGTCAGAAAGTCTTGAAACTGGCTGCCTGCATTGGTAATAATTTTGACTTAAAGACTCTCGCAATTGTGCATCAAAAACTTGAGGTAGATACGGCGGCAGACCTCTGGCCATCCTTAATTGAAGGACTAGTTTTACCTGAAGTAGAAAGTTACAAGTTATTTATAGATAGCAATGAATTATCAGCAAGTATTGATAGTAAAGAATATAAACAATCACCAATTACCAAATCGCAATTACCCCAATATAAATTTGTACATGACCGAGTACAACAAGCCGCTTATTCTCTGATTCCCGAAGGTGAAAAACAATCAATTCATCTGAGAATAGGGCAATTGCTGTTGAACAAAACCCCAGTTGAAGAACTGGAAGAAAAGATTTTTGATATTGTCAATCAGCTCAATAGGGCATTGGAATTAATTACGAATCAGACTGAGCGTGATGCACTGGCAAGGATGAATTTGAATGCTGGACGTAGAGCTATGGCATCAACAGCTTATGCTGCGGCGGTTAAGTATTTAACTAGTGGGATCCAACTACTACCAGATGATAGCTGGCAGACAAATTATAATCTCACTCTAGCTTTATATGAAACAGCAGCAGAGGCGGCATACCTCAGCGGCGACTTTGAGCAGACAGAACAATTAGTAGAGGTAGTGTTGGTAAAAGCGAAAACTCTGCTGGATCAAGTGAAAGTGTATGAAGTCAAAATTCAGGCTTATGGAGCCCAGAACAAAGCACAAGAGGCGGTTAATATTGCACTATCCTTTTTGAAGTTGTTGGGAATACAGTTTCCTGAAAATCCGAGCCAATCGGATGTTCAAAGTGAACTGGAGAAAACAGCTTCAAATCTGGCTAATAGACGTATTGAAGACCTAATGAACTTGCCAGAAATGATGGAAGCGCAATCGCTGGCAGTCATGCGTATCCTATCTAATGTAATTGTTTTTTCCTATCAAGCTGTTCCTGAACTGATGCCGCTGATTTGTTGTAAACAAATTAATTTATCACTCAAACATGGCAATGCTCCCTTGTCTGCCCTTGCATATGTTGCTTACGGTCTAATGTTCTGTGGAATTGTGGGAGATATCGAGTCTGGCTATCAATTTGGGAAACTGGCTTTGAGTCTGTTGTCTAAATTCCAGATTAAAGAAGTCTCTGTGAAGGTTTTGCAGTCATTTAATTCACTTATTAGACCTTGGAAAGAGCATATCAGGGAAACATTAAAGCCTTTGCTAGAAGTTTACTCTGCTGGTCTGGAAACAGGAGATCTAGAATTTGCAGCGTATGCTCTTTATGTTTACTCTTATATTGCGTTTTTCACGGGTGAAGAACTAACAGCCTTGAAACACGAGACAGCGACTTACAGCAATGCCATAGGTCAAATCAAGCAAGAAAGGGCTTTTCACTGGAATGAAATTTACCGCCAAACAATCTTGAATTTACTAGGATTTGTCAAAGATCCATGTCGTTTAATCGGGGAAGCGTATGATGAGGAAAAAATGCTAACGCTTCATCTTGAAGCCAACGACGGAATGGCACTTTTCTTCGTCTATTTCTGCAAGCTTCAACTCTGTTATCTGCTTGGTAAGTACTCTCAAGCACTTGAAAATGCTGCAAGGGCAGAACAGTATTTATATGCTGGAATAGGAACGTTAGTAACTCCTCAATTCCATTTCTACGATTCCCTAGCAAGACTGGCAGCGTATCCTGATACCAAAAAATCTGAACAAAAACAAATTTTGGAAAAAGTCGCAGCTAATCAAAAAAAGATGCAGCACTGGGCACATCATGCCCCCATGAATTATTTACATAAATTTTATCTAGTGGAGGCTGAACGGTATTGGGTTCTTGGTCAATATCTCGAAGCAATGGAGGATTATGATCGCGCCATCACGCTTGCCAAAGAACACGAATACATAAATGAAGAAGCCCTGGCTAACGAACTTGCTGCTAAGTTCTATCTAGAGTGGGGCAAACAGAAGATTGCCCAAACCTACCTCACTGATGCCTACTACGGTTACGTTCGCTGGGGAGCATTAGCCAAAGTTGACGACTTGGAAAAACGCTATCCCCAATTACTTGCCCCAATTTTCCAGCGAGAAAAACCTAGCCTCGATGCCAGTAAGAATAGTACCTCTGACCGTAGAACATCCGTATCCACTTCTAGCACTAACGAAACTGTTATTGACTCAAACACAAGCGTTTCAGACTCGCTTGATTTAGCAGCTGTTATCAAAGCCTCGCAAGCACTGTCTGGGGAAATTCACTTTGAGCAACTGCTTTCCACCTTAATGCAAGTGGTCATGGAAAACGCCGGAGCCTCTAAGTGCGCTTTAATTTTAAGGAAAGGCGATCGCTTGTATGTAGACGTCACCGCAGTCAGTTCCAGTTCCGATTGTGTCCCCATCTGCACGGCGTTGGCATCAATTCCCCTAGAGTCAAGCGAAGATGTTCCCATAACTTTGATCAACTACGTCAAGCGTACGCAGGAAATCTGGGTCATTGATGATGCAACGGCTATTGACTCCCTCGCAACCGATTGCTACATTATCCGCGAGCAACCTAAGAGCTTATTGTGTATCCCGATTATCAATCAACGCAAATTGCTCGGCATTCTTTACCTAGAAAATAATCTAACAACGGCAGCTTTTACACGCGATCGCGTAGAACTCCTCAAACTGATTACCACCCAAGCTGCAATCTCCCTAGAGAATGCGATCCTCTACAAAAGTTTGGCACAAGCGAATGAACGCTTGGAGGAATACAGCCTTAGCCTAGAGGAAAAAGTAGCGCAGAGAACGCAAGAACTCAAAGAAAAAAATCAACGTTTGAAGCAAGCTCTAAAGGAATTGCAAAGCACCCAAACCCAATTGATTCAAAGTGAAAAAATGTCGAGCTTGGGGCAAATAGTGGCAGGAATTGCTCATGAGATCAATAACTCTATCAACTTTATTTATGGCAATATTAGTCATGCTAGTCGCTATGTCGAAGACTTACTCGATTTGCTTGCTATCTATCAGCAGGAAAATCCCAATCTTACAGATCAAGTTAAGAAGAAAATGCAGGAAATTGACTTGGATTTCCTAGCACAAGACCTGCCAAAGCTTTTAGATTCAATGAACTTTGGAAGTTCGCGTATTCGCAATATTATTCTGAGCTTACGTAACTTCTCCCGTTTAGATGAATCTGAAATGAAGCCAGTAAATATTCATGAGGGAATTGACAACACCTTGATGATTTTGCAACACCGACTCCAAAGCACGAACGAGGGATCAGAGATTGAAGTTATCAAAGAATACGGACAACTGCCCAAAGTCACTTGTTATGCTGGACAGCTTAATCAGGTGTTCATGAATATCCTAAGTAATGCGATAGATGCGCTCGAACAATCATTTCAAGAAAACAAAGCGACGAACGTGGACAAAGGAAAAATTTGTATTCGTACTGATTTGGCAAATTCCAATGTAAGAATTCGGATTGCTGATAACGGTTCTGGCATGACTAAGGAAGTGCAGCAGAAAATCTTTGATCCATTTTTTACCACTAAGCCAATAGGAAGTGGTACAGGATTGGGGTTGTCGATTAGTTATCAAATTGTAGTGGACAAACACAAGGGACAATTAACCTGTAATTCTACTCCAGGACAAGGTACTGAGTTTGTAATTGAGATACCGATGCGATAG
- the psaX gene encoding photosystem I protein PsaX, with translation MTTEAKFAPANKKVGTDVAKTGAKPPYPFRTVISLILLAGNILVAGIYFHLINP, from the coding sequence ATGACGACTGAAGCCAAGTTCGCACCTGCTAACAAAAAAGTTGGCACAGACGTTGCTAAAACTGGAGCCAAACCGCCCTACCCCTTTCGCACCGTAATCAGCTTAATTCTACTAGCAGGTAACATCCTGGTGGCTGGGATCTACTTTCATTTGATTAATCCATAA